From a single Brassica rapa cultivar Chiifu-401-42 chromosome A01, CAAS_Brap_v3.01, whole genome shotgun sequence genomic region:
- the LOC103850048 gene encoding uncharacterized protein LOC103850048, which yields MFWFGCDCFYWSRGFSELDSEPSEPKPFSLPSPLPRWPQGKGFATGRINLGEIEVVKITKFHKLWSSDSSHKKSKGVAFYRAEEVPQGFHSLGHYCQPTDKPLRGYILAARASKPTKTDDPPPLKKPVGYTLVSSVDGGGYFWLPNPPAGYKAMGVIVTDKPKEPETEEVRCVREDLTESCETSEMILSKKSNPFSVWTVQPCERGMRAQGVSVGTFFCCTYELSSHETVRDIACLKNLDPTLHAMPNLNQVHAVIQHYGPTVYFHPEETYMPSSVQWFFKNGALLYPQGEPISSTGSNLPSGGSNDLEYWIDLPEEEEAKSNLKRGNLESAELYVHVKPALGGTFTDIVMWIFCPFNGPATLKIGLFTLPMTRIGEHVGDWEHFTFRVCNFSGELWQMFFSQHSGGGWVDASEIEFVKGNKPAVYSSKHGHASFPHPGMYLQGLSKFGIGVRNDVAKSEYVVESSERYVVVAAEYLGGGVDEPCWLQYMREWGPVIEYDSGSEISKIMDLLPLVVRFSVENIVDLFPVALYGEEGPTGPKEKDNWEGDELC from the exons ATGTTTTGGTTTGGGTGTGACTGTTTCTACTGGAGCAGAGGATTCTCCGAGCTTGATTCGGAGCCGTCCGAGCCAAAGCCCTTCTCTCTTCCCTCTCCTCTTCCTCGCTGGCCACAAG GTAAAGGTTTTGCCACTGGAAGAATAAACCTAGGAGAGATAGAAGTGGTTAAAATCACCAAGTTCCACAAACTCTGGAGCTCTGATTCTTCACACAAAAAATCAAAAGGTGTAGCATTTTACAGAGCCGAGGAAGTTCCACAAGGTTTCCACTCCCTTGGTCATTACTGCCAGCCAACGGATAAGCCCTTGAGAGGCTATATACTCGCCGCTCGCGCTAGCAAACCCACCAAAACCGATGATCCACCACCCCTGAAGAAGCCTGTGGGTTACACTTTAGTTTCGAGTGTAGATGGTGGTGGTTACTTCTGGCTACCTAACCCTCCTGCTGGTTACAAAGCAATGGGAGTCATAGTAACAGACAAGCCAAAGGAGCCTGAAACGGAAGAGGTTAGATGCGTAAGAGAGGATCTCACCGAGAGCTGTGAAACCTCTGAGATGATACTTTCCAAGAAGTCAAACCCTTTTAGCGTATGGACCGTGCAGCCTTGCGAGAGAGGGATGAGGGCACAAGGAGTCTCCGTTGGGACATTCTTCTGCTGCACTTACGAACTATCATCTCATGAAACGGTCCGTGACATCGCCTGCTTAAAGAATCTTGATCCGACCTTACACGCAATGCCGAACCTCAACCAAGTCCATGCTGTTATCCAACACTACGGACCAACGGTCTACTTCCACCCTGAAGAGACTTACATGCCTTCATCAGTACAATGGTTCTTTAAAAACGGAGCTTTACTATACCCACAAGGCGAACCGATCAGCTCCACAGGGTCGAACCTACCTTCCGGAGGAAGCAATGATCTGGAGTATTGGATCGATCtccctgaagaagaagaagctaagaGCAATCTCAAAAGAGGAAACCTCGAGAGCGCTGAGCTTTACGTCCATGTGAAGCCAGCGCTCGGTGGAACGTTCACTGACATTGTAATGTGGATCTTCTGCCCATTCAACGGCCCTGCAACGCTCAAGATTGGTCTCTTCACTTTACCTATGACGAGAATAGGAGAGCACGTGGGGGACTGGGAGCATTTCACTTTCCGAGTGTGTAACTTCTCCggggagctttggcagatgtTCTTCTCTCAGCACAGCGGCGGAGGGTGGGTGGATGCGTCTGAGATAGAGTTTGTTAAAGGTAACAAACCTGCGGTTTACTCGTCTAAGCACGGACACGCTAGCTTCCCTCACCCGGGAATGTATCTACAAGGCTTGTCCAAGTTTGGGATTGGTGTGAGGAACGATGTTGCGAAGAGTGAGTACGTTGTGGAGTCTAGCGAGAGGTATGTGGTTGTAGCGGCTGAGTATTTAGGAGGTGGTGTGGATGAGCCGTGTTGGTTGCAGTATATGAGAGAGTGGGGGCCGGTGATAGAGTATGATTCAGGGTCTGAGATTAGTAAGATTATGGATCTTCTTCCTTTGGTTGTTAGGTTCTCGGTTGAGAACATTGTGGATTTGTTTCCTGTTGCTCTTTACGGAGAGGAAGGTCCCACGGGGCCTAAGGAGAAGGATAACTGGGAAGGAGATGAGCTTTGTTGA
- the LOC103850050 gene encoding inositol phosphorylceramide glucuronosyltransferase 1, which translates to MAKLNPSFWVISITLLSIQFKGSFASQSTNEAYVTLLYGDEFLLGVRVLGKSIRDTGSHKDMVVLVSDGVSDYSKKLLMADGWKVEKISLLANPNQVHPKRFWGVYTKLKIFNMTAYKKVVYLDADTIVVKNIEDLFKCSKFCANLKHSERLNSGVMVVEPSAALFDDMVKQVKTLSSYTGGDQGFLNSYYPDFPNARVFDPSLSPEAVKARPVPKMERLSTLYNADVGLYMLANKWMVDDSKLHIIHYTLGPLKPWDWWTAWLVKPVEAWHSIRVGLEETLPGTGGGKTPNDEFIVKLLFLLPLCGFLFCLYRSLKGRDFLSSLCRNSVCNQIRHLYYKVRSNGTLGYSGVSTLSTMNSNYQLHTGAHSKVPQYLGAVSVVVCFAAVLTSIGVSFMIVPRQIMPWTGLILIYEWTFTIFFLLYGGFLLLVYQYGKKVAVQTGSPSSQTESSLDDSGKGHQRADASCDFTALYYGLGMVFLAFAAISLPYMLGVTALFLRLGLMIAVAMVLVSFMTYASEHLAVRWFLKGLEDRDTTRTKSICFLC; encoded by the exons ATGGCGAAACTCAACCCGAGTTTCTGGGTTATCTCAATCACGCTACTCTCAATCCAATTCAAAGGCTCCTTCGCATCACAATCAACTAACGAAGCTTACGTCACACTCTTATACGGAGACGAGTTCTTATTAGGAGTCAGGGTATTGGGTAAATCGATCAGAGACACTGGATCTCACAAGGACATGGTTGTTTTGGTGTCTGATGGTGTCTCTGACTACTCTAAGAAGCTCCTTATG GCTGATGGGTGGAAAGTAGAGAAGATTAGTTTACTAGCAAACCCAAACCAAGTTCATCCAAAGAGGTTCTGGGGTGTTTACACAAAGCTCAAGATCTTTAACATGACTGCTTACAAGAAAG TTGTGTATCTGGATGCTGATACAATTGTGGTAAAGAACATTGAGGATCTTTTCAAGTGCTCCAAGTTTTGCGCTAACTTGAAGCACTCCGAGAGGCTGAACTCTGGAGTCATGGTGGTCGAACCTTCTGCAGCTTTGTTTGACGATATGGTGAAGCAAGTGAAGACCTTGTCTTCTTACACCGGGGGAGATCAAGGGTTCTTGAACTCTTACTATCCTGATTTTCCGAATGCTCGTGTTTTCGATCCTAGTTTGTCACCTGAAGCTGTGAAAGCGAGACCGGTTCCTAAAATGGAGAGGCTCTCTACGTTGTATAATGCAGATGTTGGTCTTTATATGCTTGCCAACAAG TGGATGGTTGATGATAGCAAACTTCATATTATTCACTACACTTTGGGGCCTCTTAAGCCTTGGGACTGGTGGACAGCATGGCTAGTGAAGCCTGTTGAGGCGTGGCAT AGCATTAGGGTAGGGCTTGAGGAGACTCTTCCAGGAACTGGAGGTGGAAAAACACCAAATGATGAATTCATCGTCAAGCTCCTTTTCTTGTTACCACTTTGTGGCTTTTTGTTCTGTCTTTATCGTTCCCTAAAG GGACGTGACTTCTTGAGTTCATTGTGTAGGAACTCTGTATGCAATCAGATCAGACATCTTTATTACAAAGTCAGATCTAATGGAACACTTGGTTATAGTGGTGTATCGACATTGTCTACCATGAACTCCAACTATCAA CTCCACACTGGTGCTCACTCTAAGGTTCCTCAATACTTGGGGGCAGTTTCAGTTGTGGTCTGCTTCGCGGCTGTGTTGACATCCATTGGAGTTTCCTTTATGATTGTGCCGAGGCAAATCATGCCATGGACtggcttgattttgatatatgagTGGACTTTTACAATCTTCTTCCTTTTATACGGTGGCTTTCTGCTTCTAGTGTACCAATATGGCAAGAAAGTAGCAGTTCAAACAGGATCTCCTTCATCTCAAACAGAATCATCGTTGGATGATTCAGGAAAAG GTCATCAGCGGGCAGATGCGTCTTGTGACTTCACTGCATTGTATTATGGATTAGGAATGGTGTTTTTGGCTTTTGCTGCCATCTCTTTGCCCTACATGTTAGGGGTCACAGCTTTATTTTTAAG GTTGGGTCTGATGATAGCAGTAGCCATGGTTCTAGTTTCGTTCATGACTTATGCTTCAGAGCACCTCGCAGTCAGATGGTTCCTCAAAGGTCTAGAAGACCGTGACACGACGAGAACAAAGTCAATCTGTTTCCTCTGCTGA
- the LOC103850049 gene encoding uncharacterized protein LOC103850049 has product MEKRNVTLFIHVYILHMQTNYCPSPYKYILINLLSSYHPFLYSPYSSSKMNIIVEHNPSSIKLSELGVMSWPKWSCQPGKYALVFEERETCYLVKGKVKVYPKGSSSEFVEFGAGDLVTIPKGLSCTWEVSLFIDKHYKFDPPTSL; this is encoded by the exons ATGGAAAAAAGAAATGTCACTTTATTCATACATGTTTATATATTACACATGCAGACCAACTACTGTCCTTCACCATATAAATACATTCTCATAAACCTACTTTCTTCATATCATCCTTTCCTCTATTCACCTTACTCCTCTTCCAAAATGAATATCATAGTTGAACACAATCCTTCGAGCATAAAGTTATCTGAGCTTGGAGTTATGTCATGGCCTAA ATGGTCTTGTCAGCCTGGGAAATATGCATTGGTGTTTGAAGAAAGAGAGACATGCTATTTGGTGAAGGGAAAGGTGAAGGTGTATCCAAAAGGTTCATCATCAGAGTTTGTAGAGTTTGGTGCAGGAGACCTTGTGACCATCCCCAAGGGACTTAGCTGTACTTGGGAAGTCTCTCTATTCATCGATAAGCACTACAAGTTTGATCCTCCTACTTCTCTATAA
- the LOC103850051 gene encoding uncharacterized protein LOC103850051, whose amino-acid sequence MSLFFLNPSLPSNSIHPIPRRAAGIPTTRCSISAPEKKPRRRRKQIQKRENEDSSSFGSSEAVSALERSLRLTFMDELMERARNRDPSGVSEVIYDMIAAGLTPGPRSFHGLVVAHALNGDEQGAMHSLRKELGAGQRPLPETMIALVRLSGSKGNAQRGLELLAAMEKLNYDIRQAWLILVEELVRTNHLEEANKVFLKGAKGGMRATDQLYDLMIEEDCKAGDHSNALEISYEMEAAGRFATTFHFNCLLSVQATCGIPEVAYATFENMEYGEDFMKPNTETYNWVIQAYTRADSYDRVQDVAELLGMMVEDHKRVQPNVKTHALLVECFTKYCVVKEAIRHFRALKNFEGGTKVLHNDGNFEDPLSLYLRALCREGRIVELIDALDAMRKDNQPIPPRAMIMSRKYRTLVSSWIEPLQEEAELGYEIDYLARYVEEGGLTGDRKRWVPRRGKTPLDPDAAGFIYSNPIETSFKQRCLDDWKVHHRKLLRTLQSEGLPVLGDASESDYMRVMERLRNIIKGPAQNLLKPKAASKMVVSELKEELEAQGLPIDGTRNVLYQRVQKARRINKSRGRPLWVPPIEEEEEEVDEEVDELICRIKLHEGDTEFWKRRFLGEGLIETTAESIETDESVAAGGPENKTEDVAKGADDDEDDDEEDQEGDEEDDENEEEEEVVVAEPENRAEGEDLVKNKAADAKRHLQMIGVQLLKESDEASRTKKRGKRASRMTLEDDADEDWFPEEPFEAFKEMRERKVFDVKDMYTIADVWGWTWEKDFKNKTPRRWSQEWEVELAIVLMSKVIELGGVPTIGDCAVILRAAIRAPMPSAFLKILQTIHSLGYAFGSPLYDEIITLCLDLGELDAAIAIVADMETTGITVPDQTLDKVISVRQSNESPKSEHEEPPSSSESS is encoded by the exons AtgtctctcttcttcctcaatCCATCGCTTCCCTCCAACTCAATCCACCCGATTCCTCGCCGCGCCGCCGGAATCCCCACCACTCGATGCTCAATCTCCGCGCCGGAGAAGAAGCCCAGGAGGAGGCGTAAGCAGATTCAGAAGCGCGAGAATGAAGATTCCTCATCCTTCGGCAGCAGCGAAGCCGTCTCGGCGCTGGAGAGGAGTCTCCGCCTCACTTTCATGGACGAGCTCATGGAGCGAGCCAGGAATCGAGATCCGTCAGGCGTATCGGAGGTTATCTATGACATGATAGCCGCTGGGCTTACCCCTGGCCCACGCTCTTTCCACGGCTTGGTTGTTGCTCACGCGCTTAACGGCGACGAACAAGGCGCG ATGCACTCGCTAAGAAAGGAGCTAGGTGCAGGGCAACGTCCGCTTCCTGAAACCATGATAGCTCTGGTTCGACTCTCCGGTTCTAAAGGAAATGCACAAAGAGGTTTAGAGCTTCTTGCCGCTATGGAAAAGCTTAACTATGACATTCGTCAAGCTTGGCTTATTCTCGTTG AGGAACTTGTGAGGACTAACCACTTGGAAGAGGCGAATAAAGTTTTCTTGAAGGGTGCTAAAGGTGGGATGAGAGCAACCGATCAGCTATATGATCTGATGATTGAAGAAGATTGCAAAGCTGGAGATCATTCTAATGCCTTGGAGATTTCTTACGAAATGGAGGCAGCTGGTAGATTTGCGACAACTTTTCATTTCAACTGTCTTCTTAGTGTGCAG GCTACTTGTGGGATTCCAGAGGTGGCTTATGCTACATTTGAGAATATGGAGTATGGTGAAG attttatgaaGCCTAACACCGAGACATATAACTGGGTGATTCAAGCCTATACAAGAGCCGATTCATATGATAG GGTCCAAGACGTTGCTGAGTTACTTGGAATGATGGTTGAGGACCACAAGCGTGTACAGCCAAATGTGAAGACTCATGC GCTCTTGGTTGAGTGCTTCACGAAATATTGTGTTGTGAAGGAAGCGATTAGACATTTTCGTGCTCTGAAAAACTTTGAAGGAGGAACAAAAGTTTTACACAATGATGGGAACTTTGAGGATCCTCTCTCTTTATATCTCCGTGCATTGTGCCGAGAAGGAAGAATTGTTGAGCTTATTGATGCTTTAGATGCAATGCGCAAAGACAACCAACCTATCCCTCCAAGAGCCATGATTATGAGCAGAAAATATAGGACACTAGTCAGCTCATGGATCGAACCGTTGCAAGAAGAAGCTGAGCTTGGTTATGAGATTGATTACTTAGCAAGGTACGTAGAGGAAGGAGGGCTTACCGGTGACCGCAAGCGCTGGGTACCTCGAAGAGGGAAAACTCCTTTAGATCCAGATGCTGCTGGATTCATATACTCGAACCCTATCGAAACATCTTTCAAACAGAGATGTCTTGATGATTGGAAAGTTCACCATAGGAAGCTCTTGAGGACCTTGCAGAGCGAAGGTCTTCCGGTTCTGGGAGACGCATCGGAATCTGATTACATGAGGGTGATGGAGAGGTTGAGGAACATAATCAAAGGTCCTGCACAGAATCTTCTGAAGCCGAAAGCGGCTAGCAAGATGGTTGTGTCTGAGTTGAAGGAAGAACTTGAAGCTCAGGGCTTGCCGATTGATGGAACGAGAAATGTTCTTTACCAGCGTGTCCAAAAAGCAAGGAGGATTAACAAGTCTCGTGGTCGACCTCTTTGGGTTCCTCCAatagaagaagaggaggaggaggtcgATGAGGAAGTAGACGAACTAATATGTAGGATCAAGCTCCATGAAGGAGACACAGAGTTCTGGAAACGGCGGTTTCTTGGAGAAGGCTTGATTGAAACTACGGCTGAATCCATAGAAACGGATGAATCAGTAGCTGCAGGTGGGCCGGAGAACAAGACTGAAGATGTTGCAAAAGGAGccgatgatgatgaggatgatgatgaagaggatcaAGAAGGAGACGAGGAGGATGATGAAaacgaagaggaagaagaagtggtgGTTGCAGAGCCTGAGAATCGAGCAGAAGGAGAGGATTTAGTCAAGAATAAGGCAGCTGACGCTAAGAGGCATCTTCAAATGATTGGAGTCCAGCTCTTGAAAGAATCAGATGAAGCAAGCAGAACAAAGAAACGCGGGAAGAGGGCGTCTCGTATGACACTCGAG GATGATGCAGATGAGGATTGGTTCCCTGAGGAACCATTTGAAGCGTTCAAAGAGATGAGGGAAAGAAAAGTGTTTGATGTTAAGGACATGTATACAATAGCAGACGTTTGGGGTTGGACATGGGAGAAGGATTTTAAGAACAAAACTCCAAGGAGATGGTCACAAGAATGGGAAGTGGAGTTGGCAATTGTGCTCATGTCAAAG GTGATTGAACTGGGTGGAGTTCCAACGATTGGCGATTGTGCGGTGATATTACGAGCTGCTATAAGAGCTCCCATGCCTTCAGCCTTCTTGAAGATCTTGCAGACCATACACAGTCTTGGCTACGCTTTTGGCAG CCCACTGTACGATGAGATCATCACGTTGTGTTTGGACCTTGGAGAACTTGATGCAGCCATTGCCATAGTAGCTGATATGGAAACCACAGGGATCACTGTCCCTGATCAAACTCTTGACAAGGTCATATCTGTTAGACAGTCCAATGAGAGTCCTAAGTCTGAACATGAAGAGccaccatcatcatcagaaAGTTCTTAG